Part of the Henckelia pumila isolate YLH828 chromosome 2, ASM3356847v2, whole genome shotgun sequence genome is shown below.
ACTCCATCTCTGAATTTCAATCCCATGGGCCCTAAGTTGTACATAAACACAACTCAGgtattttttaaacaataattaattaCCAACGTCacgaattgattttattttaacatCAATTAATTGTGATTAGGTCACTTCCGGCAATTTACCGGTGACTGGAATGAGATTATATCTCGAGGGCATAAAATGCAACCGGTAAGGCCCCCATTTTGTGTATATATcacatcattattttttttaaaaaaaaaatcatttaaaatttcaactaatATGCAACTAAATTTAACTGCAAGGATTAAATTGAGATGTTGTGAAATTtcgatattttaaaaaaaattaagataaatCAACCTTTTTTaagtgagtttttttttttcaataagcATTTAACTATATCTCTATATATAGTTTTAGCTAGCATGCATGCAAATCATTTAGTACGTAGCTTAATTACGCTACATGCACAATATTTCTCAGGCTGGGAGCGCACCTCCAACACCTAACCACCCCTCCGGTCCACTTCCAAAACAAGATGAACGGCTCCGCGACATGGCGGGGAACCGACGAAATCCCCGAAAACCACCGTTATTTCGAGCCGATCCAATGGAAAAATTTCTCCCACATCTGCACTGCCCCGGTGAAGCCCGACGTGAAATGGTTAAGTCCTTCACAAGACACCGCCTTCATCGTCACCGGAGCCCAACTCCATGTGGAAAAGCATGACTCCAAAAATGTGTTGCACCTTCGTCTCGCCTACTCCAAGTTATCAAACTCATGCATCATGCAGTCTAACTGGATGCATGCAGCATCGGAACACAACTCGATAAAATCGGGATTCTTTTCATCCATAAGTACGTCGATAACCGGAAACGTGGAGAAGGAGAAGCCGGAACAAGTCATCATGGATTCGGGGGTGTACCCAACGGGGCCGCCGGTGCCGGTTCAAATGCAGAAGCTATTGAAGTTTGTAGATATGACACAGTTGTGTAGAGGGCCGTCGGATAGTCCTGGACATTGGCTGGTGACGGGGGCTAAATTGGACATGGAAAAGGGAAAGATTTGCTTAAGGGTGAAATTTTCTTTGTTGAAAATGTACTGATTTTGAAAAAAAGATCAGTTCTTTAGTGGCTAGCTAATATACATTACATTAGGGGTTAATTTGTTTCGTGGTGTACATTTGACTTGTAAAAGCTCACATCTCTTTCATTCTTTATCTATAGTGTTCTTTTGTTTGCAACGCATCGAAGTACACAATCGTTGTATCATATGTGAAATGTTAAACTTGATAAATTTGAAATTCGTTTtcatttaattaatccaaacaTTAATGAAGTACATTTTATAATACAGACAAGTAAAGAGCACTAGTTCCTGAggcgattttgaatacgacCTCCTTATCATAATTTGTTTCTGTcacataattttatttatttgaatgatAAAGCATGTTTTCGTACATTAGTTTCTGAGGGTTGAGGTCCAGATGGAACTACAATGGGATGACTCAGAGGACTGAGTCTTCTAATGGCATCAGTACGAAATCTTGAATAGGAACGAGTTTAGCTCGCCCACCATACTCTTCTGCCAATGCTTCTTCCCCAATGTCCTTCATGAAATGtcttctttcttcttcattCGTTACAATCACAACCTGTATCAAATTTGAAGACTGGGATTTTAACATATAAAGGCCTAAAGGGCAGGGCACCAATCCAGCATACACTATAGGCTTTGATAAAAGAGAGATCTCATTATCAAATATACCTTTTCTAAAGTGGCTTTCTCCAAGAAACGTGAAACCAATCTCCAGACGCTCACAAAAAACCATGGCATATGTAGCAAGTATAACTTGGCCAACCGCTCCGGGTAATATGCCTGTGCAGTGGCAGACATATACTCAGTATGAATGACAATAAAGATGTCTCACTGTGATACTCAGAATCTCATGACTCTTGGACAAAAAGCCTCACTCTAACTTCACTATAAAATACAAAGAATTGCTTCTGGGAAAGGGGTATTGGGGCGACTTACTTGTAAGTACTGAAAACCAGTGATTAAGCCGCGAGCGTCTATGTTCTTGTAAGAAATTTCTTTCAGATCAATAATGCCAATCAACTTTTCATTTCCAATTTCTCTGCCTTTAAAAGAACTGTaaaaggtaaaaaaaaatcacttCTTGAGCCATAACTTAAGCTTAATTTTACAGAGCAGAAGATACGGGTACCTTCGGTGCAATCCTGATCTACTATATGTACATGACATATTTGACCATAGTTCAGGACAGGAAGTTAGCAGGACACCGATATTTTATCAAAAACCGATGACAATTACAATATCATATAGAAATTTGCTTCAAAGTAAAAAGTTTTTGCCGACTCCACCAGAATTCCTAAGAAGAGTTGCAAATGAAATTGATCTTTATTCACATATGACAGATGACTAGAATCTATACCTTGCAATAGTCTTGTCCAGTAGATAAGTCACGAATTCTGC
Proteins encoded:
- the LOC140881631 gene encoding SEC14 cytosolic factor isoform X1, with product MDENQEQALAQMRKSVQLLGSSTDVIVVTYKYGDPTLMRFLIARSMDTDKASKMFVHWQKWRAASVPLGHIPESEVEDELNAKKIYLQGLSEKGYPVMVVKSNKHFPSKDQLQFKKFVTYLLDKTIASSFKGREIGNEKLIGIIDLKEISYKNIDARGLITGFQYLQAYYPERLAKLYLLHMPWFFVSVWRLVSRFLEKATLEKVVIVTNEEERRHFMKDIGEEALAEEYGGRAKLVPIQDFVLMPLEDSVL
- the LOC140881631 gene encoding SEC14 cytosolic factor isoform X2; amino-acid sequence: MDENQEQALAQMRKSVQLLGSSTDVIVVTYYGDPTLMRFLIARSMDTDKASKMFVHWQKWRAASVPLGHIPESEVEDELNAKKIYLQGLSEKGYPVMVVKSNKHFPSKDQLQFKKFVTYLLDKTIASSFKGREIGNEKLIGIIDLKEISYKNIDARGLITGFQYLQAYYPERLAKLYLLHMPWFFVSVWRLVSRFLEKATLEKVVIVTNEEERRHFMKDIGEEALAEEYGGRAKLVPIQDFVLMPLEDSVL
- the LOC140881631 gene encoding CRAL-TRIO domain-containing protein YKL091C isoform X3 is translated as MDENQEQALAQMRKSVQLLGSSTDKYGDPTLMRFLIARSMDTDKASKMFVHWQKWRAASVPLGHIPESEVEDELNAKKIYLQGLSEKGYPVMVVKSNKHFPSKDQLQFKKFVTYLLDKTIASSFKGREIGNEKLIGIIDLKEISYKNIDARGLITGFQYLQAYYPERLAKLYLLHMPWFFVSVWRLVSRFLEKATLEKVVIVTNEEERRHFMKDIGEEALAEEYGGRAKLVPIQDFVLMPLEDSVL